The following coding sequences lie in one Paracidovorax avenae genomic window:
- a CDS encoding OpgC domain-containing protein: protein MPETSTSRRWEIDAVRGLMLVLMTVTHLPTRLTMPLGQPFGFVSAAEGFVLLSAYMAGMVYGRTAARRGIPAMRQAFLRRATKIYACQATTLLFLFTVITFIGIRVDEPAIKGLITFYLAKPLEALVGGLLLVYEPPLLDILPIYVLFMLASPWVMSVGLRRGWAPVLAVSTGLWFLAQFGLSKWFYDAIDAVVRNPIPFHETGTFSMWGWQFLWVLGLWMGASRNDPEAPPFVFPRRAVWAAAGIAVVGFCWRHAIGQVPFGDGLPEWNLVFDKWQLGPLRVLNLFALLVLAIRFGPPLAARMPRPRWLETLGAASLPVFCAHLVVVLLAISLMGARYDRPWWQDIALLAVCFAALHAVARISLWWDKGPDEDAPGTPRKLLRLRRPLPPAL from the coding sequence ATGCCCGAAACCTCCACTTCCCGCCGCTGGGAGATCGATGCCGTCCGGGGACTCATGCTGGTCCTCATGACGGTCACCCATCTGCCCACCCGGCTCACGATGCCGCTCGGCCAGCCCTTCGGCTTCGTCTCTGCGGCCGAGGGGTTCGTGCTGCTGTCCGCCTACATGGCAGGCATGGTGTACGGACGCACCGCCGCGCGCCGCGGCATCCCGGCCATGCGGCAGGCCTTCCTCCGCCGGGCCACCAAGATCTACGCCTGCCAGGCCACCACCCTGCTCTTCCTGTTCACCGTGATCACCTTCATCGGCATCCGGGTGGACGAGCCGGCCATCAAGGGCCTCATCACCTTCTACCTGGCCAAGCCGCTCGAGGCACTCGTGGGCGGCCTGCTGCTGGTGTACGAGCCCCCGCTGCTCGACATCCTGCCCATCTACGTCCTCTTCATGCTCGCGAGCCCCTGGGTGATGTCGGTCGGGCTGCGGCGCGGCTGGGCACCGGTGCTGGCCGTGAGCACCGGGCTGTGGTTCCTGGCGCAGTTCGGGCTCTCGAAATGGTTCTACGACGCCATCGATGCGGTGGTGCGCAACCCCATACCCTTCCACGAGACGGGTACCTTCTCGATGTGGGGATGGCAGTTCCTCTGGGTACTGGGCCTGTGGATGGGCGCGTCGCGCAACGACCCCGAGGCACCGCCCTTCGTCTTCCCGCGCCGGGCAGTGTGGGCGGCGGCGGGCATCGCCGTGGTGGGCTTCTGCTGGCGCCACGCGATCGGGCAGGTCCCCTTCGGCGACGGCCTGCCCGAATGGAACCTGGTTTTCGACAAGTGGCAGCTGGGGCCGCTGCGGGTGCTGAACCTGTTCGCGCTGCTCGTGCTGGCGATCCGGTTCGGCCCGCCCCTGGCGGCGCGCATGCCCCGGCCCCGCTGGCTGGAAACCCTGGGAGCGGCCTCCCTGCCGGTGTTCTGTGCGCACCTCGTGGTGGTGCTGCTCGCCATCAGCCTGATGGGAGCTCGCTACGACCGGCCCTGGTGGCAGGACATCGCCCTGCTGGCCGTCTGCTTCGCGGCCCTGCACGCCGTGGCGCGGATCAGCCTGTGGTGGGACAAGGGGCCGGACGAGGATGCGCCGGGCACCCCGCGCAAGCTGCTGCGCCTGCGGCGGCCGCTGCCCCCGGCGCTGTAG